From the Bacillus sp. Marseille-P3661 genome, the window AGTTGTACATAAGGAAAAAGAGGAAATTATACCATCAGAAGAGTATATGAATATAATATTAGACGGGGCATGCAATCTATCAGAGCACTATCAAAACATGCTGAAAGAACGTTTTGATAAATTTAAAAAAAGGAAATGATACAATGAAAAACACGTTTAAAGTATTTGTATACGGGACATTATTGGTTGATGAATCGAATCATCATGTTGCAAAACCATATCTTCACTCCGTCGAACCTGGAATAGTAAAAGGTTTTTTATACACTGTTGGACCCTATCCTGCTTTACTTGCGGACCCAAATGGAATGGAGATTAAAGGTGAATGGTTCACAGTTGATGCTGTTGGATTAAAGCGAATGGATGAACTTGAAGGCTATCATGAAAACAGAGATCAAAATTATTATGAAAGAATAATAATTAATGATTGCTATAGTAATGCCGAAGGATTTGTGTATGTATTTAAAGAAGAACAAGTAGCAGGTTTGGATTTAATAGAATGTGGATCATGGCGAGATTATAGAAATAATAAATGATGGGATGGAACTGGAAAAGGACTGTATTGTAATTTTCAAGAATTTGCAAGATAGCAATAAGTTCCAAAAAGTACACTAATGCAGCAATAATTAATTTAAGTTATCAGTTGTTTTAGCTCTATTATTATTTTATACTATCATTACTTTATTGCTATGTAGGAGGGAGGAATAGCTAATGTTAAAAAACTTTTTACAAGATCACTCTGTACAGAATCAGCCATTAAGAGAAATATATAAATATATTTATGAGAATGCTCCTGTTTCTCGTGCGGATATTATTAAAAAGACAGAACTAAATCGTACAAAGGTTGCCCATTTATTAGAAGAATTACTAAGGATGGGGTTTATATCGCATTTTGGATACGGGGAGCCAACAGGAGGAAGGCCGCCTGTTTTATATAAAATTAATTCAGAATGCAGCTATATCATTGGGGTTCAAATTAACCGGATCCACACCAGGGTAATATTATTTGATTTATTGTTTAATACTGTTGAGGAAGAAACAGTAGCGATGACCTATTATCACACGCCAGATGTTATAATACCGAAAATAATAGACATCATTGAATCGTTTAAGAATACTTTTAATTTTTCATTAGACGAGTTGGTTGGAATTGGCATCGGTACGGTGGGACCTTTAGATCGGAACAAAGGTATTATTTTAAATCCTAACCCTCCCATTGCAAAAGACTGGGTAAATGTGGCCCTTGTTGACGAAATTAAAAAGAAATTTCCTGTGAAAGTTATCTTAGAAAATGGTGCGAATGCCATTGCGCTTGGAGAGTTTAAGGAGATTGGTAGTCCTATTCAGAATTTGTTAAATGTTACCGTTGGTTGGTCTTGGGGCTGCGGTGTGATTGTTGATGGAAATTTATTAGAAGTTAAAAGCGGAGATGTAAGTGGTTACTCACATATGATTCTTGAAGTTGATGGGAAAGATTGCTCTTGTGGGAAAAAAGGATGTGCAAATGCATATACATCTGTTCATGCGTTGCTAAATGATATTAAATTGAAAGCACCAAGTCTTTATGATGAATATATAAAAAATATTGATCAAATGACGTTTGATGAAGTGATG encodes:
- a CDS encoding gamma-glutamylcyclotransferase family protein — translated: MKNTFKVFVYGTLLVDESNHHVAKPYLHSVEPGIVKGFLYTVGPYPALLADPNGMEIKGEWFTVDAVGLKRMDELEGYHENRDQNYYERIIINDCYSNAEGFVYVFKEEQVAGLDLIECGSWRDYRNNK
- a CDS encoding ROK family transcriptional regulator, with the protein product MLKNFLQDHSVQNQPLREIYKYIYENAPVSRADIIKKTELNRTKVAHLLEELLRMGFISHFGYGEPTGGRPPVLYKINSECSYIIGVQINRIHTRVILFDLLFNTVEEETVAMTYYHTPDVIIPKIIDIIESFKNTFNFSLDELVGIGIGTVGPLDRNKGIILNPNPPIAKDWVNVALVDEIKKKFPVKVILENGANAIALGEFKEIGSPIQNLLNVTVGWSWGCGVIVDGNLLEVKSGDVSGYSHMILEVDGKDCSCGKKGCANAYTSVHALLNDIKLKAPSLYDEYIKNIDQMTFDEVMRFLLLKESVVEDSVISSARYLGIAVANMVNMFHSEVVILNGPLIDYYPNYFEEVTHHAMLNLYHKEKITMKKAKFESESALKGNAVQVFDLFLE